A region from the Drosophila bipectinata strain 14024-0381.07 chromosome 3R, DbipHiC1v2, whole genome shotgun sequence genome encodes:
- the LOC108127887 gene encoding uncharacterized protein isoform X2 yields MSISGADNNVFVYQYPLLPPPLIKYNLIYHLACTRSQDVSLPQVVEVDPLKKASQPSVPDRGKKPASRLTYHTPYSASSTESEVEPELEEQKYRWNSPRLMILCEDGDINCALYYLLESLHDPFAANSVAVLFLQESLLSEFIDRLEDRLEPLNEQITSHPAFIHTLERLKELQPKVIMGNPRSVPADASPRFVFDLNQRFLGEGPTGVITLHTFRTMKEAIELQAKEQVPFTSVSIWNEKLGAAYELVARLKPQIFLLNCFYVNLDPIGLPFACRVSTSKISDGYHYESLTFKEKWKVVVHPIGTIWGKIAWDAERNF; encoded by the exons ATGAGCAT ATCCGGGGCAGACAATAATGTGTTTGTGTACCAGTATCCCCTGCTACCGCCGCCCCTCATCAAGTACAATTTAATCTACCATCTGGCCTGCACACGATCCCAGGATGTGAGCTTGCCACAGGTGGTGGAGGTGGACCCTCTCAAGAAAGCGAGTCAGCCTAGCGTGCCGGATCGCGGGAAGAAACCTGCGAGCCGCCTGACTTACCACACTCCCTACTCCGCCAGCTCCACTGAATCGGAAGTAGAACCAGAGCTGGAGGAGCAGAAGTACCGTTGGAACTCGCCACGCCTGATGATCCTCTGCGAGGATGGAGACATCAACTGTGCGCTCTACTACCTCTTAGAGTCACTACACGATCCCTTTGCCGCCAACTCGGTAGCCGTTCTCTTCTTGCAGGAATCATTACTAAGTGAGTTCATTGACCGACTGGAGGACCGGCTTGAGCCCCTTAACGAGCAGATCACCAGCCATCCGGCTTTCATTCACACACTAGAGCGACTGAAGGAGCTACAGCCCAAGGTGATAATGGGAAATCCCCGGTCGGTCCCCGCAGATGCCAGTCCCAGGTTCGTCTTCGACCTGAACCAACGATTCCTGGGCGAGGGACCCACCGGAGTGATCACCCTGCACACTTTTCGGACGATGAAAGAGGCCATCGAGTTGCAGGCAAAGGAGCAGGTGCCCTTCACATCGGTGAGCATCTGGAACGAGAAGCTGGGAGCTGCCTATGAGCTGGTGGCAAGGCTGAAGCCCCAGATATTTTTGCTGAACTGCTTTTACGTGAACCTGGATCCGATTGGGCTCCCCTTTGCCTGTCGCGTTAGCACCTCCAAGATCTCGGATGGCTACCACTACGAGTCCTTGACCTTCAAGGAGAAATGGAAGGTGGTCGTCCACCCTATTGGAACTATCTGGGGAAAAATAGCTTGGGACGCGGAACGCAACTTCTGA
- the LOC108127887 gene encoding uncharacterized protein isoform X1: MEPQLKSGADNNVFVYQYPLLPPPLIKYNLIYHLACTRSQDVSLPQVVEVDPLKKASQPSVPDRGKKPASRLTYHTPYSASSTESEVEPELEEQKYRWNSPRLMILCEDGDINCALYYLLESLHDPFAANSVAVLFLQESLLSEFIDRLEDRLEPLNEQITSHPAFIHTLERLKELQPKVIMGNPRSVPADASPRFVFDLNQRFLGEGPTGVITLHTFRTMKEAIELQAKEQVPFTSVSIWNEKLGAAYELVARLKPQIFLLNCFYVNLDPIGLPFACRVSTSKISDGYHYESLTFKEKWKVVVHPIGTIWGKIAWDAERNF, encoded by the exons ATGGAACCACAATTAAA ATCCGGGGCAGACAATAATGTGTTTGTGTACCAGTATCCCCTGCTACCGCCGCCCCTCATCAAGTACAATTTAATCTACCATCTGGCCTGCACACGATCCCAGGATGTGAGCTTGCCACAGGTGGTGGAGGTGGACCCTCTCAAGAAAGCGAGTCAGCCTAGCGTGCCGGATCGCGGGAAGAAACCTGCGAGCCGCCTGACTTACCACACTCCCTACTCCGCCAGCTCCACTGAATCGGAAGTAGAACCAGAGCTGGAGGAGCAGAAGTACCGTTGGAACTCGCCACGCCTGATGATCCTCTGCGAGGATGGAGACATCAACTGTGCGCTCTACTACCTCTTAGAGTCACTACACGATCCCTTTGCCGCCAACTCGGTAGCCGTTCTCTTCTTGCAGGAATCATTACTAAGTGAGTTCATTGACCGACTGGAGGACCGGCTTGAGCCCCTTAACGAGCAGATCACCAGCCATCCGGCTTTCATTCACACACTAGAGCGACTGAAGGAGCTACAGCCCAAGGTGATAATGGGAAATCCCCGGTCGGTCCCCGCAGATGCCAGTCCCAGGTTCGTCTTCGACCTGAACCAACGATTCCTGGGCGAGGGACCCACCGGAGTGATCACCCTGCACACTTTTCGGACGATGAAAGAGGCCATCGAGTTGCAGGCAAAGGAGCAGGTGCCCTTCACATCGGTGAGCATCTGGAACGAGAAGCTGGGAGCTGCCTATGAGCTGGTGGCAAGGCTGAAGCCCCAGATATTTTTGCTGAACTGCTTTTACGTGAACCTGGATCCGATTGGGCTCCCCTTTGCCTGTCGCGTTAGCACCTCCAAGATCTCGGATGGCTACCACTACGAGTCCTTGACCTTCAAGGAGAAATGGAAGGTGGTCGTCCACCCTATTGGAACTATCTGGGGAAAAATAGCTTGGGACGCGGAACGCAACTTCTGA